The following are from one region of the Achromobacter xylosoxidans genome:
- a CDS encoding bestrophin family protein: MIVRPRPSALALFFVLRGSIIPRILSRILVITALSCFVVWMYHQEWFSPAHLSAVPFSLFGLALSVFMGFRNNVCYDRWWEARKQWGELIVQARSLARESAVLLAASTANPVQERIVRRCIGFGYALAARLRQEDMASAARPWVQQDEAETLNGCRNVPDALLMAINRDLAACLRRGELSDILYQALTQRVAACAAIQAACERIKFTPSPFAYSLLLHRTAWLFCLLLPFGLVGTLEYMMPAAVTIVAYTFFGLDAVGDELEDPFGSDENDLPLSALARVIEIDLLEGLGVRPLPEPAVPVDFVLR; the protein is encoded by the coding sequence ATGATTGTCCGTCCGCGTCCTTCCGCGCTGGCCTTGTTCTTTGTCTTGCGCGGGTCCATCATCCCGCGGATCCTCAGCCGCATCCTCGTCATCACGGCGCTGTCCTGCTTCGTGGTGTGGATGTACCACCAGGAATGGTTCTCGCCCGCGCATCTGTCGGCGGTGCCGTTTTCGCTGTTCGGACTGGCCCTGTCCGTGTTCATGGGCTTTCGCAACAACGTCTGCTACGACCGCTGGTGGGAAGCGCGCAAGCAATGGGGCGAGCTGATCGTGCAGGCGCGCAGCCTGGCGCGCGAAAGCGCGGTGCTGCTGGCGGCCAGCACCGCCAACCCGGTGCAGGAACGCATCGTGCGCCGTTGCATCGGCTTCGGCTACGCGCTGGCGGCGCGGCTGCGGCAGGAAGACATGGCTTCTGCCGCGCGCCCCTGGGTGCAGCAGGACGAGGCCGAGACCCTCAACGGCTGCCGCAACGTGCCCGACGCCCTGCTCATGGCCATCAACCGCGACCTGGCGGCCTGTCTGCGGCGCGGCGAGCTGAGCGACATCCTGTACCAGGCCCTGACCCAGCGCGTGGCTGCCTGCGCCGCCATCCAGGCGGCCTGCGAGCGCATCAAGTTCACGCCGTCGCCCTTCGCCTATTCGCTGCTGCTGCATCGCACGGCCTGGTTGTTCTGCCTGCTGCTGCCTTTCGGCCTGGTGGGGACGCTGGAATACATGATGCCGGCGGCCGTCACCATAGTGGCCTATACCTTCTTCGGCCTGGACGCGGTGGGCGACGAACTGGAAGATCCCTTCGGCTCCGACGAAAACGACCTGCCGCTGTCGGCGCTGGCCCGCGTGATCGAGATCGACCTCTTGGAAGGACTGGGCGTGCGGCCCCTGCCCGAGCCCGCCGTGCCGGTGGACTTCGTGCTGCGCTAA
- the ribB gene encoding 3,4-dihydroxy-2-butanone-4-phosphate synthase produces MPNVTLTPQSPIPSLASQPFAARLQRALHHLRLGRPVILMDDFDRENEADLIVAADKLTVPVMAQLIRDGSGIVCLCLPGETLDRLELPPMVQRNQSRFATAFTVSIEAREGVSTGVSAVDRVTTIRAAISPSAQSEDIVSPGHVFPLRAQPGGVLARRGHTEGSVDLAVLAGLRPAGVLCELMNADGTMMRGAALERYAAQHGLVALTIAELADHLQQLKDGQAEAIDDEVLEMAATV; encoded by the coding sequence ATGCCCAACGTTACCCTTACCCCGCAGTCCCCCATCCCCAGCCTGGCTTCTCAGCCTTTCGCCGCTCGCCTGCAGCGCGCCCTGCATCATCTGCGCCTGGGCCGACCCGTCATTCTCATGGACGACTTCGACCGCGAGAACGAGGCCGACCTGATCGTGGCCGCCGACAAGCTGACCGTGCCAGTCATGGCGCAGCTGATCCGCGACGGCAGCGGCATCGTTTGCCTGTGCCTGCCCGGCGAAACCCTGGACCGGCTGGAACTGCCGCCCATGGTCCAGCGCAACCAGAGCCGCTTTGCCACCGCCTTCACCGTTTCCATCGAAGCGCGCGAAGGGGTCAGCACCGGCGTATCGGCCGTGGATCGCGTCACCACCATCCGCGCCGCCATCTCGCCGTCGGCGCAGAGCGAAGACATCGTCAGCCCGGGCCATGTGTTCCCGCTGCGCGCCCAGCCGGGCGGCGTGCTGGCCCGCCGCGGCCACACCGAAGGCTCGGTGGACCTGGCCGTGCTGGCCGGCCTGCGTCCGGCGGGCGTACTGTGCGAACTGATGAATGCCGACGGCACGATGATGCGCGGCGCCGCGCTTGAGCGCTATGCCGCGCAGCACGGACTGGTGGCGCTGACCATCGCCGAACTGGCAGACCATCTGCAACAACTGAAGGACGGCCAGGCCGAAGCGATCGACGACGAAGTGCTGGAGATGGCCGCGACGGTCTGA
- a CDS encoding SET domain-containing protein has product MTTEDTPIKPWHVVRRSKLHGNGVFAARKIPAGTRIIEYGGERISAKEADRRHPTNPDDPFHTFFFALSSGRVIDGGDQGNDARWINHSCQPNCEAQEGKHGKRVYIVALQDIPRGTELSYDYGLVLDGRITKKLKEGYRCLCGTPPCRGTMLALPAKKKKKADAPEAAETVA; this is encoded by the coding sequence ATGACCACCGAAGACACCCCGATCAAGCCCTGGCATGTCGTCCGCCGCTCCAAGCTGCACGGCAACGGCGTCTTCGCCGCGCGCAAAATTCCCGCGGGCACGCGCATCATCGAGTACGGCGGCGAGCGCATCAGCGCCAAGGAAGCCGACCGCCGTCATCCGACCAATCCGGACGATCCCTTCCACACCTTTTTCTTCGCGCTCAGCTCCGGCCGCGTGATCGACGGCGGCGACCAGGGCAACGACGCGCGCTGGATCAACCATTCCTGCCAGCCCAACTGCGAGGCCCAGGAGGGCAAGCACGGCAAGCGCGTCTACATCGTCGCGCTGCAGGACATCCCGCGCGGCACCGAACTCTCGTACGACTACGGCCTGGTGCTGGACGGCCGCATCACCAAGAAGCTGAAGGAAGGCTACCGCTGCCTCTGTGGCACGCCGCCGTGCCGCGGCACCATGCTGGCGCTGCCGGCCAAGAAGAAAAAGAAAGCGGACGCGCCCGAGGCCGCCGAAACCGTCGCCTGA